In Leptolyngbya sp. O-77, the genomic window GAGGCTTTTGAATTGCCGTCTAGCCCCTACTGTGGCCCTTCATCTCTCGCTCTAATCCATCACCATTCCGCCGTCTACATTCAGCACTTGCCCAGTGATATAGGCGGCAGCGGGGTCAGCCGCGAGAAAGCGGGTTGCCCCAGCGACCTCTTCCGCCTGGCCATAGCGACCCAGCGGAATGAACTTCAAAATATCTTCACTGTTTAGCCCGTGGGTCATGTCAGTGGCGATGAAGCCGGGGGCGATCGCATTCACGGTAATCCCACGCGGGGCGAGTTCCTTGGCGACGCTCTTGGTAAAGCCAATCACGCCCGCTTTGGCCGCGCTGTAGTTTGACTGGCCGGGGTTGCCCATCAGCCCCACGACCGAGCTAATGTTGACAATCCGCCCGGATTTTTGCTTCAGCATAATCTTGCTGGCGGCGCGGGTGCAGAGAAACACGCCCGTCAGGTTCAGGTCAATCACGGCCTGCCAGTCTTCCGGCTTCATCCGCAGCAGCAGCGTGTCGCGGGTAATGCCCGCATTGTTCACCAGCACATCGACACGCCCCCACTTTTCCATCACGGCAGCAAACAGCGTATCGACCTGATCCGCCTTCGACACATCGGCTTGCAGGGCGATCGCCTCGCCGCCCGCGCCCGCAATCTCCGCCACCACCGCATCCGCCGCCCCGCTGGAACTAGCATAGTTCACCGCGACCTTTGCGCCCTCTGCGGCCAGCGCCAGGGCGATCGCCCGCCCAATGCCCCGCGATGCACCCGTCACAATGGCGACCTGTCCTGCTAACCGTTGTGTTGTCATAGCCGTTTCTCGAAAATCCAGAGTTCATCTTATCCCAATGCGAGTCCATGAATTTAGGAGAGTCGGTCAAGGGGGCAGGACTGGTGAGAAAACCCGCAGCGCCTTGCCAGAAAACCGCCCCTCGCGGCGAGAAATCCTCACTAGGATAGAGATAGCAGCCCCAAGCCCTACTCAACGGAGGATGCGACGATGGCCGTTAAAAAAGCCTTTGGCAGTTTTCAAGAAATGATTGACCAGTCGGAAAAGCCCGTGCTGGTGGATTTTTATGCAACTTGGTGCGGCCCCTGCCAGATGATGGGCAAGATTCTGGAAGAGGTGAACGCCCAGATGAAGTCTAAGCTGCGGGTCGTGAAGATCAACACCGAGACGTATCCCGACCTGGCCTCAAAGTATCAGGTCTACGCGCTGCCGACGCTGGTGCTGTTTAAGCAGGGGCAGCCTGTGGATCGAATTGAGGGCGTGTTGACTGCGCCACAGCTCATGCAGCGCCTTTCCGCAAAGATTTAGCCCTGGCAGCGCAGGTGGTGCAGCCGATAGCCGTCTTCGGTGCCGTCGTCGAGTACGGTGCAGTTTTGCTGCGCTAGCTCCCGCAGCAGGGCAGGACGCTGGGAAATTTCGATATTCAGCAGCCAGAGATCCATCGGGCGGGGCTGGGTCGCCACAGCGCTGAGAAGACTGGGAGCGATATCGCTCCGCGAGGCTAGCGCCAACGCCGCTGTGGGTGGCTCCTGGTGCGCCAGCAGGAAGCGGGGTTCGGGCTGGTCTGGAAACTGCGATCGCCAGGCCCAGGCAACGCCCATCAGGCGGCCGGTTTGTCCGTGGGTGCGGTGGGCGATCGCCACTAGAACCGGAAAGCGGGTATTCTCCCGAATCCGCTGCGCCAGCAAGTCGGGCCGGTGCGTTTTTTGGAAGCCCAGGTTGGCCAGCACCGTAAGGCTGCCCAGCAGCCCCAGCAAGGCTACCAGAAGAATCACCCGCCGCTTCCCCCGTTGCCACAGGGCGGCGAGTCCTCCTGCAACCAGCACTATAACCGCTGGGTAAACCACAAACTGATAGCGAAATGCCACCGTCAGATCGCGCTGAAAGCCATAGGTGATCAGCAGAAACAGGGCGATCGCACTTAGCACCACGCCCCCCAGCGGCAGGACTGCATCGGGCGCATTCTGAGCCTGGAGCCGCAGGCCAGCGGTCAGCTTCGCAATCGTCCACAGCGCCAGCCCCACCAGCGCCAGCACCGAGGCATAAGCAATAACCTGCGACTTTGCCTGGACGGGCAGCAGATAAAGCATACTGACCAGTCCGCCGAGCAATTGTGCAATGGGCGCTAGCCATGCCAACCCAGCGCGATCGCGCCGCACAATCCACCGGGTTAGCTCCGATTCCTGCGTGCCTTGCAGGGCTGGCAGCCACACCAACCCGCTGAGCAGCGTGCCCATGCCCACCGCCAGCACCCGCCCCCAGCCCGCCCCCAGGCGAAATTTGCCCTGGCGGAGTTGGTAGAGCGCCAGCCCTGCCAGCGTCATGGCTTCGGCGGCGAGGGCGATCGCCACAAAATAATGCGTCGCCAGACCCAGCCCGTTCACCAAAATCCACGCGCCGCAGAGCCAAAGCGCGGGCGCTTTCCCGGTTTGCAAAGCGCGAACGGTCGCCAGCAGGCAAGCTAGGGAGGCCATCACCCACAGCACGGGTAGCGTATAGTGCCGCGCCTCCTGCGCCAGATACACACCAAAAGGCGATACCGCCATCAGCAGAGCCGCCAGGTGTGCGGCGCGTCCATTGCGAAACGCCAGCCAGCCCAGCCCAAAGGCGGCGGGAATCGTCAGCGTGCCAAACAGAGCCGAGAGCGATCGCACGCCCCACAGCGACACGTAGCCCCCATCGGGCGAAAACAGCCGCAGCCAGAGGTGCGTCAGCACGAAATATAGCGGCGGATGGTTGCTCTCGCTGAGCAGGTTTTGCACCACGTCGCCCGCGCCCGCGTTGGGGTTGGGCACCATCGGCTGCATCAGTTCCGCCAGGGAAATCACGCGATCCAGCGGCACCGTGCGAAAGCTGTTGCCCAGGCTAAAGACCATTGTGGAAAATTCATCGGTCCAGGGCGCTTTGTCGGTGAGGTGGGCAAACCGCAGCGCCAGCCCCAGCAGCGTCCACGCCAGCAGCCAGAGGAGCGATCGCCCTTCAGGGACAAGCTTGGCAGTCGAATTTGTGGAAAAGCGATCGGTCACTGGGATTGGGCAAGCAACGGCGCAAGAACATCTGCCAACCGATCATAGTCTGTGGGCGTGTTGTAAAGCTGTGCCGACAGGCGAATCAGCCGATTGAACCGGCCACGCCAGGGAATGATGGGAATCTCGATGGAAAATTCTTCCGCCAGGGCTTGATAGAGCGCATCGGCATCGCCCGCTGGCAGCGGCAGCGTCGCCATCGAGCCGATCATCTCATCGGGACAGGGCAGCGCCAAATTCAACCGCTGACTTAGGCGTTCCCTGGCCCACAGCGCCAGCGCCCGGTTTTGCGCCATTATATCTGCCCAGCCGCCGGGCAGCAGCGCGGCGAGATGCTGAATCGCTGCGCCCACGCAGAGAAACGGCGTGGGGTCGCCCGTGCCCGTCCAGTCAAATTCCAGATGAAAAAAAGAGCGATCGCGCCGGGGCGAGTTGGCTCCGTGGCTGATTGTCAATGGACGAATGCGATCGCGCCGATCTTCGCGCACATACAGAAAAGCCGCTCCCTTGGGCGCACATAGCCATTTGTGACAGTTGCCCGTGTAATAGGCCGCGCCCAGCTTGCCCAGATCCAGCGGAATCATGCCCGGAGCGTGGGCCCCGTCGATCAGCGTGTCGATGCCCTGATTGGCTAACGCCTGAATCAGCGGCGCAATCGGCAGCACCAGCGCCGTCTGGCTGGTCACATGGTCGATGAGTAAGAGCCGCGTCCGGTCGGTGACGCAGCCCAGCACGCTTTGCATCACCTCTTCTGGACTCACAAGCGGAAAGGGAATCTCCGCCACCACCACCCTTGCGCCGCTCTGCTGGGCGACAAAATCCAGCGCGTTGCGGGAGGCGTTGTATTCGTGGTCGGTGGTCAGCAGTTCGTCGCCAGGGCGCAACGAGAGCGATCGCAGTACGGTGTTGATGCCCGTCGTCGCGTTGGGCACGAAGGCCAGATCCGCAGGACTCGCGCCGACAAACGCCGCCAGCACCGCTCTCGACTCGTCTAGCAAGGGTTCGAGCGATCGCCCAAAAAACCGCACGGGCTGAGCCTCTAGCTGCCGCCGCAACTCCTGCTGTCGCTGCTGCACCGCCAGCAGACACGCACCAAAGGAGCCGTGGTTCAGGAATGTAAAAGCAGGGTCTAAACTCCAGAGCGATCGCCAGCCTTGACTCGACGCATCAACTACCGGAGAAGAGAGCATGGTGAAAAATTCTGAAAACTCCCCAGGCTGGATTCGAACCAGCGACCAATCGGTTAACAGCCGACCGCTCTACCACTGAGCTACTGAGGAACGCGAGTCTCATATTAACAGATCGAAACGGCCAGTTGGCAAGAGCGAACCGCAGTTTTTTTGAGATTTTTTTTGGAGCCGTTGGGAAGAAGGGAAAATGAAAAACGAAGAACGAAAAACGAAAAGAGAAGCGGGAGAGATGGAGGCTTGGGGTTGCTGAAAGCCACTTTAGGGCTGTTCAGGCTCTAACTCTCCAAACCGTAGTCGGGAGAGCTTTTCACGCGCCTGTGGGTCGAGGGAATTGGCTAGGAAGCGGCCGGGCGATCGCCCCTTGGTGAACTGTCGCTGCCGCACCCGCCGCTCTGCCGCCTCCACTTCCGACAGTAGCCGCTGCGCCGACATCAGTTCTGCGCCGTAGCCGATCACCGTTTGTTGCTGCGCCCGGTCAGAGGTGGCCACGATCAGCCGCTGCTCAAACTTCCGCAGATCGTTGCGAAAGCGCGAGCAGGCTAGTTCAATGAAGGTATCTGCTGTTTGCTGAAAGTCGGTATAGCAGATGCAGAGATTTTCGGTAATCGTTTCCCGGCTGCCTGGTGTGTCCTGATATTGCGCGTCGAACACGACCTGCGTGTTGTAGCCCTGAAAGGAACTGTAGCCCACCAGCGATTCCACCAGCCCGCGCCGCGCCTCTTCCAAACCCTGGCGATCGCGCAGTTGTCGCAGCACTTCCCAGGCTCCAATCACGTTGTAGCCATCGACGAGCAAAATTGCCTGAAACACGGGGCGGCGACGGGGCATGGCAGAGTGCGGAGTGAGACAGTGGCGAACCAATGGCGAGCTAATTGCAAACCAACGGCAAACCAGAAAGCAGCGTTAAATCATTCCAAAGCCGTGATAGCTAGGTATTACCTCTTCTTATATGATGCCCGGTTTTGTTGCAATTCGTAAACCGCTGCCGCTGTTCCCTGGAGGCTTGAGAATCTCGACTTGCCCCTTTCCCCCCTTTCCCCAACCCTGTTTTTCGATTCCTGCCCCCGTGCCTGTCGATTTCCCAAGCGAGGCACTAAACTGGATGAAAGGATTTGGCAAACCGCCAGTCCTGGCTTCTTTAGTCCTTGTGCTTTTCCAGATATTTCCCTATGGCACGTAGACCCAAGGCACCCCAGCGTCCCCCTGCTTCCCGCTATATGGATGACGAACCCAAGCGATCGCCCCTCGGCTCAGCCATTAACTACGGCACGGCCATGCTGATGGCTGCCGTGTTGATTCTGGGCATCGGGCTTGGCATTGCCTTTAGCTCGACGGCAAACTTTGGCACGGAGAACGTCGCCTCGCGGGAAGTGATTGACCGCAGCGCTCCCAATGCTGACATCTGCGTGCAATATGGAGCCAGCGCCATCACGATGGACATGCGGGCGTTTCTGACGCTGAACCCGTTTAGCGTGTATGTGTCGCGTCCGGTGATGCAACCTGGCTGCGTGTTGCGGAGTAGCAACTGGTCGATTTTGGAAAAGGCGAACGTGGTGAACGCGCAGGAGGTCAACGAGTGCCGCCGCCGTTTGAACACCTTTGGCTTTACAGGTGACATCCAGAAAGGTGGGGAGAATGTGCGCGTCACCTGCATTTACCAAAACGACTCGGCCCAAAACCTGTTCCTGGATCAGTCCGGACTCACCGGTACGCCGCGAGAAACCGATCGGTTCTAGGGTTCGGTTCTAAATACCCGACTTTTTAATTTCACGACAACTCTTGAGGCTGGCCGCTCGGCCAGCCTTTTTTGTGGCAGCATCCAGACTTTGTGGCAATTGAACGCGAGCGTCAAACCGACCAAAAACCCTGAAAGCCCCGGTCAAGCTAGCATTCAAGCCTAACCCCTAACCCCAACCCCTAACCCCCAACCCCTTAATCCTCAGCGGTGGCGATCGCCGGCCGGTGCTGAATCCACGGCTGGTCTTGCTCTAGCTGTGCCGCCAGAGAAATGAGCGTCACTTCGTCGGCGGGCCGCCCCACCATCTGAACGCCGATGGGTAATCCGGTTTCGGTGAATCCTGTCGGGATAGCAATACCCGGCTGTCCGGTTGCGTTCAAGATGGGGCTGGGCGCAACCCAGTGAACAATGTTTTGAAACATTTTGTGGGCGGGTAGGCTAGCCCATTCCCCCACGCGAATCGTGGGATGGAGAAACACGGGAAACAGGGCGGCATCGTAGGGCAACAGCGTTGCGACAATCTGGCGGGCGGCAATCTGCATTTGGTTCACTGCGGTCAGGTATTGTCCGGCGCTGCGTCTGCGCGATCGCCAGTAGAGCCAGCGATTTAGCTTGCCCATCACAAACCACGGCACGCCCACGTCTACGCCCGTTTGCCAGACGGCGATCAGCGGCTCCACCAGTTGATTCAGGTCAATCTGCACAGGTTCGACCGTGTGGCCCAGCGCCTCCAGCCGCTTTGCCGTGTCCAGCACGGCCTGGGTGCAGGCGGCATTGGCAGCCCCGATGGGCGAAAAGTCAGTAGTATAGCCAATCCGCAGGCGACCGGGCGATCGCTCCGTTGCTGCCAGAAAGCTGGGTTCTGGGTCGGGCAGCCAGTAGGGGTCGCCTACGGTGTAGCCTGCCATTACGTCCAGCAGGGCGGCTGCATCGGCCACCGTGCGGGCGATGGGGCCATCGGTAGACAGCCCGTTCATGCGATCGCCCACCGGAGCCAGCGACACCCGCCCCCGCGATGGCTTCAATCCCACCAGCCCACAGCAAAACGCCGGCCCGCGAATCGAGCCGCCGCCGTCTGTGCCCTGGGCGATCGCCGCCAGTCCCGCCGCCACCGAGGCCGCCGCGCCGCCGCTGGAGCCGCCCGGTGTATAGTCTAGGTTCCAGGGGTTGCGGGCGGGCGGAAACCCACGCGGCTCCGTAAAAGGCGTGGAGCCAATTTCTGAGGTGGCCGTTTTACCCAGCAGCACGAAGCCCGCCTGCCGCAGCCGCGTCACCACGCCCGCATCTTCGGCAGCGACTCGATTCTTTGCCACGCTCAAACCATAGCTACAGCACTCACCCGCCACCGGGGTCAGATCTTTAATAGAAATAGGCACACCAAAAAAAGGCGGCAGTTCGTTGGGGCTTGTCTGGGAAAGCTGCTCGGTCTGGGCTTTTGCAGTGGCGATCGCTGTCTCTGCCATCACGGTGAAATAGCTGCCCAGCAAAGGATTCAGCCGCTCAATTCGCTCCAGATACAGCTCCGCCAGCTCCAGCGGAGAAATTTCGCGGCTGCGAATCAGGCGGGCTTGTTCCAGCGCGGGAGTAAAGGCAAGATCAACGGCATTCATGAGCGACGACGTTCGGTAAGAAGACAGCTTTGACGACTGTAGCAGGGTCACCCGAAAATTCCGGCCGCATCAGGACAGATTTTCGCAGCGGCAGCGGTTTAGTCTCGCTTCCTGATGGCTCGCCCACGATTCTGTGAATACTAAACAATATTGCCTGATTCGCAGGCATACCCAGATTTTGCTCACTTTAGCCTCGATATGGCAGACATTTACGCTGATTACGAACGTCTTAATCTAAAAATTGGCGCGTCAATCGCAGAGGTAAAAGCCGCCTATCGCACACTGGCAAAACGCTGGCATCCAGACCAATTTTCTGATCTTGAGCAAAAGAAACAGGCTGAAGAAGAACTCAAAAAAATCAACGATGCTTATCAAAAAATCAAAGCATTTCTAGCTGAAAATCCCTCTTCTCAAACCGAGCCAAACTCGCCGCCCGGCGATCGCCCAAACTCAGCTAGCACAACGAATCATTCGCCATCAGAATCTTCATCAGCGCAAACCAGAATCTACACCTCTGGCGCGTCGGCCGCAGAAGCTTTTTATCAGGCGGGGGCTGAATTGACCAAAGCCGGAAAATATGAAGAGGCGATCGCCCATTTCAGCAGCGCCATTAAGCTCAATCCAAACTATGCAGAAGCCTATCGACATCGGGGCTTTGTCTATTCTTTGATGGGGTTAGAGCTAGGAGCAGAATCAGACCTGAGAAAAGCCAAAGAACTAGGACTTACGTCCCAAAACCGTACCTCTCGGTCGGATCGAACGGCTCAATCTGAGCCTGAAACTGTTTCCGAAATTCTGACTCCGCAAAACTCCAAAGGTCAAACGTGGCAATGGATTCATCCCCTAGAGCCACATGACGATGAAGTCACAGGACTGCTGTTTTCCCCAAATGGCAAGAGCCTAATTAGCGCCAGTAAAGACGGATCAATTAAGCTGTGGAATCCGCTAAAAGGCACACTACTGGCTGCATTAGAAACCCGATCAGCGGCGATCGCCTCGCTGGCTCTTAGCGCAAATGGTGAAATTTTAGCCAGCGCTAATGCCATGCCTGAAGTCAAACTCTGGCATTTGCGGACGGGCGCTTTGCTCAAAACGCTCAGACCCAATGCAGAGGCGATCGCTGACCTCACCTTTCATCCGCATCAGCCGATTCTGATTGTCGCTAGCAAAGACGGCAGTATTACCTTTTGGGATCTGCGATCGGGAAAGTTAGTGAAAGGCTTGAACTGGCAAAAAACCTCCGTTTCTGCCCTCGAAATTAGCCCCGACGGACGCACCTTGGCGATCGCCAGCGGCGACGGCTCTCTGGTGCTTTGGAACCTGAGCTTGAACCGCCCGATGCGGACGTTGGATTGGCCCTGCGGCGGCATTTCAGCGATGACCTTCACGGCAGATGATTCGCGGCTTGTGCTGGGCTGTCAGGATCACTATCTGCGAATTTGGGATCGGGTGGGCGATCGCCTTGTGGCAACGCTTGCTGGCCACGAGGCCGCCGTTACGAGCATTTCGTCGGGTCACAGCCGAAACGCGGTGGCCAGTGGTGGCGATCGCACGGTTCGCCTGTGGAATTTGGAAACCAGGCAACTCCTCGCCGTGCTGGACGGGCACGAAGCCGCCGTCACCGCTATTTATTTTCTGGAACCGCAGCGCATCCTGGCTAGCGGCAGTGCCGACGGCTCGATCCTGATCTGGCGTAGAACAGACGAGCCGTGATCCCATTGCCGCCAGCAAACTCCTCCGGTCAGGTGAGGATATCCGGAGGAGCCGTCAGGAATGTCTTCAGGTTAAAGTGAACCTAAAGGAAGGAATATTTCACTTCGTCTTGTTTAAAAGATTCAGTGATTACTGAACATTCCAAACTGAGGGCAATTCGTGTTAAGTATCGTTAAGATCTAACGTGAGGTGGAAGCCGTTGAACCGAGAGCAGCCGTTCGAGCATACGCATTTTGTCGAGGAAGTCGGGCTGATGTTTGAGCTGATTGGGCTGCCCCGCATGGCCGGGCGCATTTTTGGCTGGCTGCTGATTTCTCAGCCGCCGCACCAGTCTAGTGGCGAGCTGGCAGAAGTCTTGCAAGCCAGCAAGGGGTCCATTAGCTCGATGACGCGCCTGCTGATTCAGCTTGGGCTGATCGAACGACTGCCGCTGCCGGGCGATCGCCGCGACTTCTTTCAGATCAAGCCCCACGCCTGGTCGCAGCTTCACGAACAGCAGCTTGCCCGCATTGCCGCCTTCCGCAAGCTCTCCGAACGCGGCCTCGACCTGCTCAAAACCCAGCCGCCCGAATCCCAGCAGCGCCTCCGCGAAATGCACGACTACCACGCTTTTTGGGAACAAGAACTGCCTCGTGTCCACCAGCGCTGGATTGAGCATCGCCGGGAGATGGCAGTGGAGTGAGGAAATGACCCGATGACCGCAGTAAGCGAGTCTTGCCAAATCCTTTCACAAATCTTCAAATCCTTTCTCATGGGTTGCCTTCTCTCACCTCTCATTCCCTCAATACTCCCAATCCCCAGAATCCCCCATCCCTAAAATGACCATGCAACTCCCTCTGATCGGCAAAGTTCGGCCCAGCAATCCCTGGCTGTGGGGACTGGTAGCAGTGGGCTTAATTGGCACGGGTACGACGGCAGCGCTAGTGGCGCGGCAAAATGCAGCCATTCCCAATGTGGCGACGCTGACGGTGCCCGTGGAATCGCAGGCGCTGACAGTGCGGATTACGGCAAACGGCAAGGTGCAGCCTGTGCAGACTGTGAATATTAGCCCCAAGGCGACGGGCATTTTGCGAGAGCTGCTGGTGGAACAGGGCGATCGCGTCCGGGAAGGACAGATCATCGCCCGTATGGAAAGCGAAGACGTGGCGGCGCGAATGATGCAGGCGCGGGCGCAGGTGGCCGAAGCGCAGGCCCGATTGGCAGAAGTGCGATCGGGCAGTCGCCCTGAAGAAATTGCCCAGCGCCAGGCCGAAGTGGAGCGGGCCCGGGCCCAAGTGCGCGATGCCGAAACCCGCGTACAGTTGGCGAATCAGCGGCTAGAGCGGAACCGATCGCTGGCCAGCCAGGGCGCAA contains:
- a CDS encoding amidase; this translates as MNAVDLAFTPALEQARLIRSREISPLELAELYLERIERLNPLLGSYFTVMAETAIATAKAQTEQLSQTSPNELPPFFGVPISIKDLTPVAGECCSYGLSVAKNRVAAEDAGVVTRLRQAGFVLLGKTATSEIGSTPFTEPRGFPPARNPWNLDYTPGGSSGGAAASVAAGLAAIAQGTDGGGSIRGPAFCCGLVGLKPSRGRVSLAPVGDRMNGLSTDGPIARTVADAAALLDVMAGYTVGDPYWLPDPEPSFLAATERSPGRLRIGYTTDFSPIGAANAACTQAVLDTAKRLEALGHTVEPVQIDLNQLVEPLIAVWQTGVDVGVPWFVMGKLNRWLYWRSRRRSAGQYLTAVNQMQIAARQIVATLLPYDAALFPVFLHPTIRVGEWASLPAHKMFQNIVHWVAPSPILNATGQPGIAIPTGFTETGLPIGVQMVGRPADEVTLISLAAQLEQDQPWIQHRPAIATAED
- a CDS encoding aminotransferase class V-fold PLP-dependent enzyme → MLSSPVVDASSQGWRSLWSLDPAFTFLNHGSFGACLLAVQQRQQELRRQLEAQPVRFFGRSLEPLLDESRAVLAAFVGASPADLAFVPNATTGINTVLRSLSLRPGDELLTTDHEYNASRNALDFVAQQSGARVVVAEIPFPLVSPEEVMQSVLGCVTDRTRLLLIDHVTSQTALVLPIAPLIQALANQGIDTLIDGAHAPGMIPLDLGKLGAAYYTGNCHKWLCAPKGAAFLYVREDRRDRIRPLTISHGANSPRRDRSFFHLEFDWTGTGDPTPFLCVGAAIQHLAALLPGGWADIMAQNRALALWARERLSQRLNLALPCPDEMIGSMATLPLPAGDADALYQALAEEFSIEIPIIPWRGRFNRLIRLSAQLYNTPTDYDRLADVLAPLLAQSQ
- a CDS encoding DUF3172 domain-containing protein, giving the protein MARRPKAPQRPPASRYMDDEPKRSPLGSAINYGTAMLMAAVLILGIGLGIAFSSTANFGTENVASREVIDRSAPNADICVQYGASAITMDMRAFLTLNPFSVYVSRPVMQPGCVLRSSNWSILEKANVVNAQEVNECRRRLNTFGFTGDIQKGGENVRVTCIYQNDSAQNLFLDQSGLTGTPRETDRF
- a CDS encoding NYN domain-containing protein yields the protein MPRRRPVFQAILLVDGYNVIGAWEVLRQLRDRQGLEEARRGLVESLVGYSSFQGYNTQVVFDAQYQDTPGSRETITENLCICYTDFQQTADTFIELACSRFRNDLRKFEQRLIVATSDRAQQQTVIGYGAELMSAQRLLSEVEAAERRVRQRQFTKGRSPGRFLANSLDPQAREKLSRLRFGELEPEQP
- a CDS encoding glycosyltransferase family 39 protein gives rise to the protein MTDRFSTNSTAKLVPEGRSLLWLLAWTLLGLALRFAHLTDKAPWTDEFSTMVFSLGNSFRTVPLDRVISLAELMQPMVPNPNAGAGDVVQNLLSESNHPPLYFVLTHLWLRLFSPDGGYVSLWGVRSLSALFGTLTIPAAFGLGWLAFRNGRAAHLAALLMAVSPFGVYLAQEARHYTLPVLWVMASLACLLATVRALQTGKAPALWLCGAWILVNGLGLATHYFVAIALAAEAMTLAGLALYQLRQGKFRLGAGWGRVLAVGMGTLLSGLVWLPALQGTQESELTRWIVRRDRAGLAWLAPIAQLLGGLVSMLYLLPVQAKSQVIAYASVLALVGLALWTIAKLTAGLRLQAQNAPDAVLPLGGVVLSAIALFLLITYGFQRDLTVAFRYQFVVYPAVIVLVAGGLAALWQRGKRRVILLVALLGLLGSLTVLANLGFQKTHRPDLLAQRIRENTRFPVLVAIAHRTHGQTGRLMGVAWAWRSQFPDQPEPRFLLAHQEPPTAALALASRSDIAPSLLSAVATQPRPMDLWLLNIEISQRPALLRELAQQNCTVLDDGTEDGYRLHHLRCQG
- the fabG gene encoding 3-oxoacyl-[acyl-carrier-protein] reductase, whose amino-acid sequence is MTTQRLAGQVAIVTGASRGIGRAIALALAAEGAKVAVNYASSSGAADAVVAEIAGAGGEAIALQADVSKADQVDTLFAAVMEKWGRVDVLVNNAGITRDTLLLRMKPEDWQAVIDLNLTGVFLCTRAASKIMLKQKSGRIVNISSVVGLMGNPGQSNYSAAKAGVIGFTKSVAKELAPRGITVNAIAPGFIATDMTHGLNSEDILKFIPLGRYGQAEEVAGATRFLAADPAAAYITGQVLNVDGGMVMD
- a CDS encoding GbsR/MarR family transcriptional regulator codes for the protein MRWKPLNREQPFEHTHFVEEVGLMFELIGLPRMAGRIFGWLLISQPPHQSSGELAEVLQASKGSISSMTRLLIQLGLIERLPLPGDRRDFFQIKPHAWSQLHEQQLARIAAFRKLSERGLDLLKTQPPESQQRLREMHDYHAFWEQELPRVHQRWIEHRREMAVE
- a CDS encoding tetratricopeptide repeat protein codes for the protein MADIYADYERLNLKIGASIAEVKAAYRTLAKRWHPDQFSDLEQKKQAEEELKKINDAYQKIKAFLAENPSSQTEPNSPPGDRPNSASTTNHSPSESSSAQTRIYTSGASAAEAFYQAGAELTKAGKYEEAIAHFSSAIKLNPNYAEAYRHRGFVYSLMGLELGAESDLRKAKELGLTSQNRTSRSDRTAQSEPETVSEILTPQNSKGQTWQWIHPLEPHDDEVTGLLFSPNGKSLISASKDGSIKLWNPLKGTLLAALETRSAAIASLALSANGEILASANAMPEVKLWHLRTGALLKTLRPNAEAIADLTFHPHQPILIVASKDGSITFWDLRSGKLVKGLNWQKTSVSALEISPDGRTLAIASGDGSLVLWNLSLNRPMRTLDWPCGGISAMTFTADDSRLVLGCQDHYLRIWDRVGDRLVATLAGHEAAVTSISSGHSRNAVASGGDRTVRLWNLETRQLLAVLDGHEAAVTAIYFLEPQRILASGSADGSILIWRRTDEP
- the trxA gene encoding thioredoxin, with the translated sequence MAVKKAFGSFQEMIDQSEKPVLVDFYATWCGPCQMMGKILEEVNAQMKSKLRVVKINTETYPDLASKYQVYALPTLVLFKQGQPVDRIEGVLTAPQLMQRLSAKI